A section of the Verrucomicrobium sp. GAS474 genome encodes:
- a CDS encoding 5'-3' exonuclease H3TH domain-containing protein, which translates to MRLLLVDGHYYAYRSFYAIRHLTNSRGEPTNALYGLAKALKRMIAELRPDAAAFILDGGLDARIELQPDYKANRSETPPDLLAQFDHLGDVARVLGFTPICVDGEEADDLIASYAREASRRGVEVVIATNDKDIMQLVGPGREPGHGAITIYQPVTGGGVAGAPDFALLDAAAVFDKWGVPPERIGDLLTLTGDAVDNIPGVPGVGPKTAATLITQHGTLDLLLALLDADPDGASPGLKAKIKSDKLRAALCAAHRSGHLARNRVMVSLRDALALPVPLDGLALRPDFAAQAALFARFEFKTFQREAEARLLVPGAAPSALPASPAPLPPPAPAAPAVPFAPPSSKGPLVQGDFLL; encoded by the coding sequence ATGCGGCTCCTCCTTGTCGACGGACATTACTACGCCTACCGCTCGTTCTACGCGATCCGGCATCTCACGAATTCGCGCGGGGAGCCGACGAACGCCCTCTACGGCCTCGCGAAGGCGCTGAAGCGGATGATCGCCGAGCTGCGGCCCGATGCCGCCGCCTTCATCCTCGACGGCGGCCTCGACGCGCGGATCGAGCTGCAGCCCGACTACAAGGCGAACCGGAGCGAGACACCGCCCGATCTCCTCGCCCAGTTCGACCACCTCGGCGACGTCGCCCGGGTCCTCGGCTTCACCCCGATCTGCGTCGACGGGGAGGAGGCCGACGACCTGATCGCCAGCTACGCGCGGGAGGCTTCGCGGCGGGGCGTCGAGGTCGTCATCGCGACGAACGACAAGGACATCATGCAGCTCGTCGGCCCCGGGCGGGAGCCGGGCCACGGCGCGATCACGATCTACCAGCCGGTGACCGGCGGCGGGGTCGCGGGAGCGCCCGATTTCGCCCTCCTCGACGCCGCCGCCGTCTTCGACAAATGGGGCGTCCCCCCGGAGCGGATCGGCGACCTGCTGACCCTCACCGGCGATGCGGTCGACAACATCCCGGGCGTCCCCGGCGTCGGCCCGAAGACGGCGGCGACCCTCATCACGCAGCACGGCACGCTCGACCTCCTGCTGGCCCTCCTCGACGCCGATCCCGACGGGGCCTCGCCCGGGCTGAAGGCCAAGATCAAGTCGGACAAGCTCCGCGCCGCCCTCTGCGCCGCCCACCGGAGCGGCCACCTCGCCCGCAACCGGGTCATGGTCTCCCTCCGGGACGCCCTCGCCCTCCCCGTCCCGCTCGACGGGCTCGCCCTCCGTCCCGACTTCGCCGCACAGGCCGCCCTCTTCGCCCGGTTCGAGTTCAAGACCTTCCAGCGCGAGGCCGAGGCGCGGCTTCTTGTCCCCGGGGCCGCTCCGTCCGCGCTCCCCGCCTCCCCGGCCCCGCTTCCGCCACCTGCGCCTGCCGCGCCTGCCGTGCCTTTCGCTCCCCCTTCTTCCAAAGGCCCCCTCGTCCAGGGCGATTTCCTCCTGTGA
- the rsmA gene encoding 16S rRNA (adenine(1518)-N(6)/adenine(1519)-N(6))-dimethyltransferase RsmA, whose translation MTLTEIRRLLDERGMRPLARFGQNFLHDQNLAKAIVLEAIGELYPAGPVLEVGPGLGALTELILDAGLELTALEIDRGLAALLRERLGAKPGFTLVEGDALETLADPAFRESAGGRPRLFLGNLPYNISTPLLAAVLALPRPPQRIVMTLQKEVAQRLAAKHGTSDYGAITIHIQSGYAVRLVRVLPPSVFYPVPEVDSAVVRLDRLAAPLVPEEESAAFHAFVRKGFSQRRKKLSNTLGIADSRRPEELSVPEWVAAWNQYKEITPNP comes from the coding sequence ATGACGCTGACCGAAATCCGCCGCCTGCTCGACGAGCGGGGCATGCGCCCCCTCGCGCGCTTCGGGCAGAACTTCCTCCACGACCAGAACCTCGCGAAGGCGATCGTCCTCGAGGCGATCGGGGAGCTCTACCCCGCCGGGCCGGTCCTCGAGGTCGGCCCCGGCCTCGGGGCGTTGACCGAGCTCATCCTCGACGCGGGCCTCGAGCTCACCGCCCTCGAGATCGACCGGGGCCTCGCCGCCCTCCTCCGGGAACGCCTCGGCGCGAAGCCCGGCTTCACCCTCGTCGAGGGCGACGCGCTCGAGACCCTCGCCGATCCCGCCTTCCGGGAAAGCGCGGGCGGGCGGCCCCGCCTCTTCCTCGGGAACCTCCCCTACAACATCTCGACGCCCCTCCTCGCCGCCGTCCTCGCCCTCCCCCGGCCGCCGCAGCGGATCGTCATGACGCTGCAGAAGGAAGTCGCCCAGCGCCTCGCGGCGAAGCACGGCACCTCCGACTACGGCGCGATCACCATCCACATCCAGAGCGGCTACGCCGTCCGCCTCGTCCGCGTCCTCCCGCCCTCGGTCTTCTATCCCGTCCCCGAGGTCGATTCGGCCGTCGTCCGCCTCGACCGCCTCGCCGCGCCCCTCGTCCCCGAGGAGGAGAGCGCCGCCTTCCACGCTTTCGTGCGGAAAGGCTTCTCCCAGCGGCGGAAGAAACTTTCCAACACCCTCGGCATCGCCGATTCCCGCCGCCCGGAGGAACTCTCCGTTCCCGAGTGGGTCGCCGCGTGGAACCAATACAAAGAAATCACCCCCAACCCCTAA
- a CDS encoding sulfite exporter TauE/SafE family protein, whose amino-acid sequence MTLLSLPPQHFAVLLLAGFAAGGVNAIAGGGTILSFPALLFTGSDPIRANATSTLALIVGMIGSVYGYRNHFAAVGEWLRKLIPVSLLGGLLGALLLTHTSSAAFERCVPFLLLFATVLFMAQGAIAARLPGGRDRASTATAGPVFAAIALQFFTSIYGGYFGAGIGILMLATLSLSGMRDINHMSAVKTALGGLINVVAALYFIACGLIDWERMAVLALGAIPGYYLGSLFTQRISATTVRRVICALGLAIAAYFFVKKF is encoded by the coding sequence GTGACGCTCCTCTCCCTCCCGCCCCAGCACTTCGCCGTCCTCCTCCTCGCGGGCTTCGCCGCGGGCGGGGTCAACGCGATCGCCGGGGGCGGGACGATCCTCTCGTTCCCGGCGCTCCTCTTCACCGGCAGCGATCCGATCCGGGCCAACGCCACCAGCACCCTCGCCCTCATCGTCGGGATGATCGGGAGCGTCTACGGGTACCGGAACCACTTCGCCGCCGTCGGGGAATGGTTGCGGAAGCTGATCCCCGTCAGCCTCCTCGGCGGCCTCCTCGGCGCGTTGCTGCTGACCCACACCTCCTCCGCCGCCTTCGAGCGGTGCGTCCCCTTCCTCCTCCTCTTCGCCACCGTCCTCTTCATGGCGCAGGGCGCGATCGCCGCGCGGCTCCCCGGCGGCCGGGACAGGGCGTCCACGGCAACGGCGGGCCCGGTCTTCGCCGCGATCGCGCTCCAGTTCTTCACCTCGATCTACGGCGGCTACTTCGGCGCGGGGATCGGCATCCTGATGCTCGCCACGCTGAGCCTCAGCGGGATGCGGGACATCAACCACATGAGCGCGGTGAAGACCGCCCTCGGCGGCCTCATCAACGTCGTCGCCGCCCTCTATTTCATCGCCTGCGGCCTCATCGATTGGGAGCGGATGGCCGTCCTCGCCCTCGGCGCGATCCCCGGCTACTACCTCGGCTCCCTCTTCACCCAGCGCATCTCCGCGACGACCGTGCGCCGGGTGATCTGCGCGCTCGGCCTCGCCATCGCGGCGTACTTCTTCGTGAAGAAATTCTGA
- a CDS encoding FAD/NAD(P)-binding protein, with product MSLSTPSSLANPFFDVAILGAGFSGTLTAIHLLRAQREGEATATPLRIALIDSSGSFGPGIAYGRGANEGLLNVGAANMGAFPDAPGDFLRWVEERKPELRDEYAAAGTPLASAFLPRRHYGDYLEELLRTARQAGPHTIETIMGRALDLVPMPDGTLSVFLNQGRFLYAAKVVLALGNFSPPPPVFGGGDHESYQADPRYLSQPWRPNTVERLRETGDVLILGSGLTCLDFLAALARKKTSGTIHVLSRRGLFPLPHPPASVPFRNAGPVEGGTLRQVVRAVRRKIKEGAFWRDVIDSLRPQSQALWQQFSLDDRRRFLRHLRPYWETVRHRAPADVIALKDRLRDEGRLVCHRGRLAFIEPAEEGLDVVFQKRGGGETVRLRVGYVANGTGLATDCLRTGDALVRSLLDRGLARPDGLHLGLDADAAGRLLPARGEPRHEIYALGSIRRGTLWETTAVRELREQAAAIAARVRGAEAPRASAALPFDI from the coding sequence ATGAGTCTCTCGACCCCCTCTTCCCTCGCCAATCCGTTCTTCGACGTCGCCATCCTCGGGGCCGGATTTTCGGGGACCTTGACGGCGATCCATCTCCTGCGGGCGCAGAGGGAGGGGGAGGCCACCGCGACGCCGCTCCGCATCGCCCTGATCGATTCGAGCGGTTCCTTCGGACCCGGGATCGCCTACGGGCGGGGCGCGAACGAAGGGCTCCTCAACGTCGGCGCGGCGAACATGGGGGCCTTCCCCGACGCTCCCGGCGATTTCCTCCGCTGGGTCGAGGAGCGGAAGCCGGAGCTCCGGGACGAGTACGCGGCGGCGGGGACGCCCCTCGCCTCGGCATTCCTCCCCCGGCGGCACTACGGCGACTATCTGGAGGAACTCCTCCGCACGGCGCGGCAGGCGGGGCCCCATACGATCGAGACGATCATGGGGCGCGCGCTCGACCTCGTCCCGATGCCCGACGGGACCCTCTCCGTCTTCCTCAACCAGGGCCGCTTCCTCTATGCGGCGAAAGTCGTCCTCGCCCTCGGCAATTTTTCCCCGCCGCCCCCCGTCTTCGGCGGCGGCGATCATGAGAGCTACCAGGCCGATCCCCGCTACCTCTCCCAGCCGTGGAGGCCGAACACCGTCGAGCGCCTCCGGGAAACGGGCGACGTCCTGATCCTCGGCTCCGGCCTCACCTGCCTCGATTTCCTCGCCGCCCTCGCGCGGAAGAAGACCTCCGGGACGATCCACGTCCTCTCCCGCCGGGGCCTCTTCCCGCTCCCCCACCCGCCCGCCTCGGTCCCGTTCCGGAACGCGGGGCCGGTCGAGGGGGGGACCCTGCGGCAGGTCGTCCGCGCCGTCCGGCGGAAGATCAAGGAAGGGGCCTTCTGGCGCGACGTGATCGATTCCCTCCGGCCCCAGTCGCAGGCGCTCTGGCAGCAGTTCTCCCTCGACGACCGCCGCCGCTTCCTCCGCCATCTGCGCCCCTACTGGGAGACCGTCCGCCACCGGGCCCCCGCCGACGTCATCGCGCTGAAGGACCGGCTGCGGGACGAGGGCCGCCTCGTCTGCCATCGGGGCCGCCTCGCCTTCATCGAGCCCGCCGAGGAGGGCCTCGACGTCGTCTTCCAGAAGCGGGGCGGCGGCGAGACCGTCCGCCTCCGCGTCGGCTACGTCGCGAACGGGACCGGCCTGGCGACCGACTGCCTCCGCACCGGCGACGCGCTGGTCCGGAGCCTCCTCGACCGGGGCCTCGCCCGGCCCGACGGCCTCCACCTCGGCCTCGACGCCGACGCGGCGGGCCGCCTCCTCCCCGCGCGGGGCGAGCCGCGCCACGAGATCTACGCCCTCGGCTCGATCCGGCGCGGGACGCTCTGGGAGACGACCGCCGTCCGGGAATTGCGCGAGCAGGCCGCCGCCATCGCCGCGCGGGTCCGCGGGGCCGAGGCGCCCCGCGCTTCGGCGGCGCTCCCGTTCGATATCTAG
- a CDS encoding alkaline phosphatase, translating into MKWWVGLLALLLILFFGLIGVFYVRTFVAHRADGIIVIVANGLDSSLLNKARHQAAARGQTLNIDALSNVAIVDVQGLDQPVPDEASASTALASGRRVRNGLVGVTADATHLDSLIYAAQKAGRSTGLVTNRELTRATPLAFYGRTPGQPAYEARSAAELIDTSGIDVILGGGADYFTPATLANERGRTDGRDLVADAAGKGYTLVRTGADLDRIPTWRTRQLLGLFAPGDFTFGPFHRGATTEPSLSSMAATAIKCLQYNVSGYLLVIEDGLIGKAARNNWTDVALDEVFALDAAVGTTRSYAGKQALILVTSNFSLGSLDTAREDLALPPPPVPAATAAGALVPPAVPTSETVEQGSGYEWLAGPGGVPKTDADKAWLRAQYASGLFSPNPADLHHPAPAVRFARHADLTAGPAWIAAGGVGAERFSGFIPNEKIFSLVQDLF; encoded by the coding sequence ATGAAATGGTGGGTCGGACTCCTCGCGCTCTTGTTGATTCTCTTCTTCGGCCTCATCGGGGTCTTCTACGTCCGCACCTTCGTGGCGCACCGGGCCGACGGGATCATCGTCATCGTCGCCAACGGCCTTGATTCCTCCCTCCTGAACAAGGCCCGCCACCAGGCCGCCGCCCGGGGCCAGACGCTGAACATCGACGCCCTCAGCAACGTCGCCATCGTCGACGTCCAGGGCCTCGACCAGCCGGTCCCCGACGAGGCCTCGGCCAGCACCGCCCTCGCCTCGGGCCGCCGCGTCCGCAACGGCCTCGTCGGCGTCACCGCCGACGCCACCCACCTCGACTCCCTCATCTACGCCGCGCAGAAGGCGGGCCGCTCCACCGGCCTCGTCACGAACCGCGAGCTGACCCGCGCCACCCCCCTCGCCTTCTACGGGCGGACCCCCGGCCAGCCCGCCTACGAGGCGCGGAGCGCCGCCGAGCTGATCGACACCTCGGGGATCGACGTCATCCTCGGCGGCGGGGCCGACTACTTCACCCCCGCCACCCTCGCGAACGAGCGGGGCCGCACCGACGGCCGCGACCTCGTCGCCGACGCCGCCGGGAAGGGCTACACCCTCGTCCGCACCGGGGCCGACCTCGACCGGATCCCGACGTGGCGGACGCGGCAGCTCCTCGGCCTCTTCGCCCCGGGCGACTTCACCTTCGGCCCCTTCCACCGCGGCGCGACGACCGAGCCGAGCCTCTCCTCGATGGCCGCCACCGCGATCAAGTGCCTCCAGTACAACGTCAGCGGCTACCTCCTCGTCATCGAGGACGGCCTGATCGGGAAGGCCGCGCGGAACAACTGGACCGACGTCGCCCTCGACGAGGTCTTCGCCCTCGACGCCGCCGTCGGCACCACCCGCTCCTACGCCGGGAAGCAGGCCCTGATTCTCGTCACCTCGAACTTCAGCCTCGGCAGCCTCGACACCGCCCGCGAGGACCTCGCCCTCCCGCCGCCCCCCGTCCCGGCGGCGACGGCGGCCGGCGCCCTCGTCCCCCCCGCGGTCCCGACCTCGGAGACCGTCGAGCAGGGGAGCGGCTACGAGTGGCTGGCCGGCCCCGGCGGCGTCCCGAAGACCGATGCCGACAAGGCCTGGCTCCGCGCCCAATACGCGAGCGGCCTCTTCTCCCCGAATCCCGCCGACCTCCACCATCCCGCCCCCGCCGTCCGCTTCGCCCGCCATGCCGACCTCACCGCCGGTCCCGCCTGGATCGCCGCCGGGGGCGTCGGCGCGGAACGCTTCTCCGGGTTCATCCCGAACGAGAAGATCTTCAGCCTCGTCCAGGACCTGTTTTAA
- a CDS encoding helix-turn-helix domain-containing protein — translation MPLPVRTDPLENWNDLRVQLAWAYSGPTAYPRTTLPTSLVSSWLLSRGEVTLIYGAERKTYGPGAWIFPREGEGRHDFSDDASLLSVRFGAHWPTGEALFDRSRTICFPAGEAPRLARLGERLARFVSRTFPGTTLDLVRVSSPSPERYFEMQRLLYGWVLEYTLAMKRQGLRPNTIGQLDDRVRRAVHLMENQPLSLPLRERDLSHALGISTGQLNRLFLRDLGTTPADYWERKRSQAAHLAITESNRSMKSIAYDLGFGSLSHFSSWVRKKLGKSPRQLRKEME, via the coding sequence ATGCCTCTTCCGGTCCGCACCGATCCGCTGGAGAACTGGAATGACCTGCGGGTCCAGTTGGCCTGGGCCTACTCGGGGCCGACGGCCTACCCCCGGACGACGCTCCCCACCTCGCTCGTCTCCTCCTGGCTGCTGTCGCGGGGGGAGGTGACGCTGATCTACGGCGCGGAGCGGAAGACCTACGGCCCGGGCGCATGGATCTTTCCCCGGGAGGGCGAGGGGCGGCACGATTTCAGCGACGACGCCTCGCTCCTTTCGGTCCGCTTCGGCGCGCACTGGCCGACGGGGGAAGCGCTCTTCGACCGGAGCCGGACGATCTGTTTTCCGGCGGGGGAGGCGCCCCGGCTCGCCCGGCTCGGGGAGCGGCTCGCCCGGTTCGTCAGCCGGACCTTCCCGGGGACGACCCTCGACCTCGTCCGGGTCAGCAGTCCGTCGCCGGAACGGTACTTCGAGATGCAGCGGCTCCTTTACGGCTGGGTCCTCGAATACACCCTGGCGATGAAGCGGCAGGGGCTCCGGCCGAACACGATCGGGCAGCTCGACGACCGGGTCCGCCGCGCCGTCCACCTGATGGAGAACCAGCCCCTCAGCCTCCCCCTGCGGGAGCGCGATCTCTCCCACGCCCTCGGCATCAGCACGGGGCAGCTGAACCGTCTCTTCCTCCGCGACCTCGGCACGACGCCCGCCGACTATTGGGAACGGAAGCGGAGCCAGGCCGCCCACCTCGCGATCACCGAGAGCAACCGGAGCATGAAGTCGATCGCGTATGATCTTGGCTTTGGGTCGCTTTCGCACTTTTCCTCGTGGGTGAGGAAGAAATTGGGGAAATCGCCGCGCCAACTGCGCAAGGAAATGGAGTAA
- a CDS encoding acyltransferase, producing the protein MSPSGFQIEPLAPAPGAGAAGERNEALDGLRGVAALIVVLHHFNMLWIACGRPPWAGFLLEKTPLALLVSGEASVILFFVLSGFVLALPWVGGRPERYGVFAVKRICRIWLPYLVALGLGVWGNSRFHGLAGISPWFESMWAGPVDPGLVARHILFLGTYPNRVFDMVFWSLRIEMQISLIFPFLCAGLLLLAPRLALLAVALGGGAALFVALLPHHFFTPVYIVMFLAGIALARHRAGIAAAVNGLSAVAWAGWLLFSLGLYLVPDLSGALNTPGLMGAANLATLLGAAGLIAAVLGRNGLEAWLRTAVPLFLGRISYSLYLLHAIVLYVLVYLLVGKVPVGALFVPFLGLSLLAALLFYRVIDKPAIDLGRRLAQRLSPPRVDQSAACTARRAPLESPSHI; encoded by the coding sequence ATGTCCCCCTCCGGCTTCCAGATCGAACCCCTGGCTCCCGCACCCGGGGCCGGGGCGGCGGGGGAGCGGAACGAGGCGCTCGACGGGTTGCGCGGCGTGGCGGCGCTGATCGTCGTCCTCCATCATTTCAACATGCTCTGGATCGCCTGCGGGAGGCCGCCTTGGGCCGGGTTCCTGCTGGAGAAGACGCCGCTCGCGCTCCTCGTCTCGGGAGAGGCCTCGGTCATCCTCTTCTTCGTCCTGAGCGGATTCGTCCTCGCCCTGCCGTGGGTGGGGGGAAGGCCGGAGCGGTACGGCGTCTTCGCGGTGAAGCGGATCTGCCGGATCTGGCTTCCCTACCTCGTCGCCCTCGGCCTCGGGGTCTGGGGAAACAGCCGCTTCCACGGCCTCGCGGGGATCTCCCCCTGGTTCGAGAGCATGTGGGCCGGGCCGGTCGATCCGGGGCTCGTCGCGCGGCACATCCTCTTCCTCGGCACCTATCCCAATCGCGTCTTCGACATGGTGTTCTGGAGCCTGCGGATCGAGATGCAGATCTCGCTGATCTTCCCCTTCCTCTGCGCGGGCCTCCTCCTCCTGGCCCCCCGGCTCGCGCTCCTGGCCGTGGCGCTGGGAGGCGGGGCGGCGCTCTTCGTCGCGCTCCTCCCCCATCATTTCTTCACGCCGGTCTACATCGTCATGTTCCTGGCCGGGATCGCCCTCGCTCGGCACCGGGCCGGGATCGCGGCGGCGGTGAACGGCCTTTCGGCGGTGGCCTGGGCGGGGTGGCTCCTCTTCTCGCTCGGGCTTTACCTGGTCCCCGACCTCAGCGGGGCCCTCAACACGCCCGGGCTGATGGGGGCGGCGAATCTCGCGACGCTGCTCGGCGCGGCGGGCCTCATCGCGGCGGTGCTGGGGCGGAACGGCCTCGAGGCGTGGCTCCGCACGGCGGTCCCGCTCTTCCTCGGCCGGATCTCCTACAGCCTCTACCTCCTCCACGCGATCGTCCTCTACGTCCTCGTCTACCTCCTGGTCGGGAAGGTCCCGGTGGGGGCGCTCTTCGTTCCCTTCCTCGGCCTCTCGCTGCTGGCGGCGCTTCTTTTCTACCGCGTGATCGACAAACCGGCGATCGACCTCGGGCGGCGGCTGGCGCAGCGCCTCTCGCCGCCCCGGGTTGACCAATCCGCCGCTTGCACCGCGAGGCGGGCACCCTTAGAGTCCCCCTCACATATATGA
- a CDS encoding glycosyltransferase — MDESAFARSLFVKFLIGNEIGLSSILRPRLGWFAVRVLLVTWGSSGDFFPFLSLGRELKRRGHAVTLLGDAAWRERTERAGLGFASGLAWEEHNHPLSTDPELFSTAQGGLRCFRRLVEGVLVPLWYDLAASLEREVAAGGYDLIVAHHLAFPVELLHERTGIPYATVCLAPGLYPSASAMPSGFAHAPLPAWTGPLGRAVQRLFWGIGRWQVGRLLDPVADGFRRRAGLPPKANAMWAGWSSRLVLHLYSEALAARPPEWGPQHVVTGFCFNDEAGDEGSGAGKAPASLPPEVEAFLDPRAGPKPWLFTLGTTAIHQPGAFYQAAVAAVAGTGHRAILLTGLEKNRASLPPLPPNVLAIPYLSHAAIFPRCAAVAHQCGIGTLAAGLRAGVPVVACPYAFDQPGNAALLAHTGTALVVPRESRTGPVFRRTFAKLLAGPAPARARLLAATIAKENGALTAALALEKEFGGGRVRGGAAPEAMNTPSGSGR; from the coding sequence ATGGATGAATCGGCCTTCGCCCGCTCACTTTTCGTTAAATTTTTGATCGGGAACGAGATCGGACTTTCATCCATTCTCCGACCGCGTCTAGGGTGGTTCGCTGTGCGCGTTTTGCTGGTCACATGGGGTTCGTCGGGGGATTTCTTTCCGTTCCTTTCCTTGGGTCGGGAGCTGAAACGGCGGGGCCACGCCGTGACGCTGCTGGGCGACGCCGCCTGGCGCGAGCGGACCGAACGGGCCGGGCTCGGCTTCGCCTCCGGCCTCGCGTGGGAGGAGCACAACCATCCCCTCAGCACCGATCCCGAGCTCTTCTCCACCGCCCAGGGCGGCCTCCGCTGCTTCCGGCGGCTCGTCGAGGGGGTCCTCGTCCCCCTCTGGTACGACCTCGCGGCCTCGCTCGAGCGGGAGGTCGCCGCCGGCGGCTACGACCTCATCGTCGCCCACCACCTCGCCTTCCCCGTCGAGCTCCTCCACGAGCGGACCGGCATCCCCTACGCCACCGTCTGCCTCGCCCCCGGCCTCTACCCCTCGGCCTCGGCGATGCCGAGCGGCTTCGCCCACGCCCCCCTCCCCGCCTGGACCGGCCCCCTCGGGCGGGCCGTCCAGCGCCTGTTCTGGGGGATCGGCCGCTGGCAGGTCGGGCGGCTCCTCGATCCCGTCGCCGACGGCTTCCGCCGCCGCGCGGGGCTCCCCCCGAAGGCGAACGCCATGTGGGCCGGCTGGTCGTCCCGCCTCGTCCTCCACCTCTACAGCGAGGCCCTCGCCGCCCGCCCGCCCGAATGGGGGCCGCAGCACGTCGTCACCGGATTCTGCTTCAACGACGAGGCCGGCGACGAGGGAAGCGGGGCCGGCAAGGCCCCCGCCTCCCTCCCTCCCGAAGTCGAGGCCTTCCTCGATCCCCGGGCCGGGCCGAAGCCGTGGCTCTTCACCCTCGGGACGACGGCGATCCACCAGCCCGGCGCCTTCTACCAGGCCGCCGTCGCCGCCGTCGCGGGGACCGGCCACCGGGCGATCCTCCTGACCGGGCTCGAAAAAAATCGCGCCTCGCTCCCGCCCCTCCCGCCGAACGTCCTCGCCATCCCCTACCTTTCCCACGCCGCGATCTTCCCCCGCTGCGCCGCCGTGGCCCACCAGTGCGGGATCGGGACCCTCGCGGCCGGCCTCCGCGCCGGGGTCCCCGTCGTCGCCTGCCCCTACGCCTTCGACCAGCCCGGCAACGCCGCCCTCCTCGCCCACACCGGCACCGCCCTCGTCGTCCCGAGGGAGAGCCGGACCGGCCCCGTCTTCCGGCGGACCTTCGCCAAGCTCCTCGCCGGCCCCGCCCCCGCCCGCGCCCGCCTCCTGGCCGCGACCATCGCGAAGGAAAACGGCGCCCTCACCGCCGCCCTCGCGCTCGAAAAGGAATTCGGCGGCGGGAGGGTCCGGGGAGGGGCGGCGCCGGAAGCGATGAACACGCCTTCGGGATCGGGGCGCTAG
- a CDS encoding SGNH/GDSL hydrolase family protein, whose amino-acid sequence MLLAPRSKFLLIGDSVTDAERTRPVGEGLFNAYGKGYVANVEALLSATIPDHAIRVVNMGCGGHTVLDLKKRWQTDVLDLKPDWLSIAIGINDVWRQFDMPLITEAAVALETYAATLEELVVQTKPTLKGLILMTPYLIEPIKTDLMRARMDQYGAVVRDLAAKHGAVFVDLQAAFDDALTNRHSSSLAWDRIHPNAAGHMVIARALLKAIGYQW is encoded by the coding sequence ATGCTCCTCGCCCCCCGCTCCAAATTCCTCCTCATCGGCGACTCGGTCACCGACGCCGAACGGACCCGCCCCGTCGGCGAAGGCCTCTTCAACGCCTACGGCAAAGGCTACGTCGCGAACGTCGAGGCCCTCCTCTCCGCGACGATCCCCGACCACGCCATCCGCGTCGTCAACATGGGGTGCGGCGGCCACACCGTCCTCGATTTGAAAAAGCGGTGGCAGACCGACGTCCTCGACCTGAAGCCCGACTGGCTCTCCATCGCCATCGGGATCAACGACGTCTGGCGCCAGTTCGACATGCCCCTCATCACCGAGGCCGCCGTCGCGCTCGAGACCTACGCCGCGACCCTCGAAGAACTCGTCGTCCAGACGAAGCCGACGTTGAAGGGCCTGATCCTCATGACCCCCTACCTCATCGAGCCGATCAAGACCGACCTCATGCGCGCCCGGATGGACCAGTACGGGGCCGTCGTCCGCGACCTCGCCGCGAAGCACGGCGCCGTCTTCGTCGATCTCCAGGCCGCCTTCGACGACGCGCTGACGAACCGCCACTCCTCCAGCCTCGCCTGGGACCGCATCCACCCGAACGCGGCGGGCCACATGGTCATCGCGCGGGCGCTGTTGAAGGCCATCGGCTATCAGTGGTAG